A single Mangrovimonas sp. YM274 DNA region contains:
- a CDS encoding ester cyclase, whose protein sequence is MKTTFKNSRILTIVTLVAVTLFSSCSQNNTNELQTKLDKLEAELQGYKANEALIKQRLATFDTLDFEYFTNQKWDKFSHSHTDDIVVYNADGSTTKGLFPSHIDDLKPMFIFAPDTKIEKHPVRFGSGDWTAVIGELEGTFSEPMPIGDGKTIPPTGKKFKLRMATIGHWKDGKMIEEYLFYDNQDFMRQIGLAQ, encoded by the coding sequence ATGAAAACAACATTCAAAAATTCAAGAATTCTAACAATCGTTACGCTAGTGGCCGTAACATTGTTTAGCAGTTGTTCCCAAAACAACACCAACGAGCTTCAAACTAAACTAGACAAGTTAGAAGCCGAGTTGCAAGGCTATAAAGCCAATGAAGCTTTAATAAAGCAGCGGCTAGCTACTTTTGACACACTAGACTTTGAGTATTTTACCAATCAAAAATGGGACAAATTCAGCCATAGCCATACTGACGATATTGTAGTGTACAATGCAGACGGAAGCACTACAAAAGGGTTGTTTCCTTCTCATATAGACGATTTAAAACCCATGTTCATTTTTGCTCCCGATACAAAAATCGAAAAGCACCCTGTACGCTTTGGCAGTGGCGATTGGACCGCGGTAATAGGCGAATTAGAAGGAACTTTTTCAGAACCAATGCCCATTGGTGATGGAAAAACCATACCTCCAACTGGCAAAAAATTCAAATTGAGAATGGCAACCATAGGTCATTGGAAAGACGGTAAAATGATTGAAGAATACCTATTCTACGACAATCAAGATTTTATGAGACAAATAGGACTTGCTCAATAA
- a CDS encoding YceI family protein, whose translation MATTTWVIDPTHSEIGFKVKHLMISNVKGSFTEFEASVNGDDFFNTPVTATIQAGSISTHNTERDTHLKSADFFDVENHETITFEGKSFNKVDDDEYKLKGLLTIKGISNEVALNVTYGGTNKDPWGNEKLALEITGKINRKDWELNWNAALETGGVLVGEEVRILAEVQFVKQVS comes from the coding sequence ATGGCAACAACAACATGGGTTATAGACCCAACACACAGCGAAATAGGTTTTAAAGTAAAACACTTAATGATTTCTAATGTCAAAGGAAGTTTCACCGAGTTTGAAGCCTCTGTAAATGGAGACGATTTCTTTAACACACCAGTAACGGCAACCATTCAGGCTGGTTCTATTTCCACTCACAACACCGAACGGGACACCCACCTAAAAAGCGCTGACTTTTTCGATGTTGAAAACCACGAAACCATTACTTTTGAAGGCAAATCCTTCAATAAAGTAGATGATGATGAATACAAACTGAAAGGCTTACTTACCATCAAAGGCATTAGTAATGAAGTAGCTTTAAATGTCACCTACGGCGGAACCAATAAAGATCCATGGGGCAATGAAAAATTGGCTTTGGAAATCACAGGAAAAATAAATCGTAAAGACTGGGAATTAAATTGGAATGCCGCTTTGGAAACAGGAGGTGTTCTGGTTGGCGAAGAGGTTAGAATTTTAGCAGAAGTGCAATTTGTAAAACAAGTTTCATAA
- a CDS encoding AraC family transcriptional regulator, with protein MNKLFHIFKVDAAEAEKIASQPDEPHNHDFEELLIGLEGELEHFIDFNSKTIEAPFVSFITKGKLHRVIPKAINGKCDIWSLRFKSEFIPESTFQLYSLYHNQANLKLNKDYCTERLVKLCQMIFEETQQGTPNYAIIRQLLSVLFTMIEVERKKLETPNEPLEKTQNTTFKNFLTILEENYHRPVGVEFYAEKLFMSSRNLNMICQNIMEQSVSELIETRKLIEAKNLLISTDKTISEIAYDLGYNENSYFSNVFKKKSGQSPSEFRDDMKKILVS; from the coding sequence ATGAACAAACTGTTCCATATTTTTAAAGTTGATGCCGCCGAGGCCGAAAAAATAGCCTCACAACCAGATGAACCACACAATCATGATTTTGAGGAACTGCTTATTGGCCTTGAAGGTGAATTGGAACACTTTATAGACTTTAACTCCAAAACTATCGAAGCTCCGTTTGTGAGCTTTATTACCAAAGGTAAATTGCACCGTGTCATTCCCAAAGCTATCAATGGCAAGTGCGACATTTGGAGCCTTCGCTTTAAAAGTGAGTTTATCCCAGAAAGCACCTTTCAACTTTATTCGCTATACCATAATCAAGCCAATTTAAAATTAAACAAGGACTATTGCACAGAACGTTTGGTAAAGCTCTGCCAAATGATCTTTGAAGAAACCCAACAAGGTACTCCTAACTATGCTATTATAAGACAGCTATTGAGTGTTCTCTTTACAATGATTGAGGTAGAACGCAAAAAACTGGAAACCCCAAACGAACCCCTGGAAAAAACACAAAATACAACCTTTAAAAACTTTCTCACTATTCTGGAGGAAAACTACCACCGCCCTGTTGGTGTAGAATTTTATGCCGAAAAACTCTTTATGTCCTCACGAAACCTCAACATGATATGTCAAAACATCATGGAGCAAAGCGTATCGGAACTTATTGAGACCAGAAAACTCATTGAGGCCAAAAACTTGCTCATTTCCACAGACAAAACCATTTCAGAAATAGCCTATGATTTGGGCTACAATGAAAATTCATACTTTTCTAATGTCTTCAAAAAAAAGTCAGGACAATCCCCCAGTGAATTTAGAGACGACATGAAAAAAATATTGGTTTCCTAA
- a CDS encoding SDR family oxidoreductase produces the protein MKIGITGATGQLGGLVVQELLKREQSENLVALVRSTEKAKNLGVKTRKFDYNDPSSLEKSLEGIDRLVFISANEIGQRARQHQNVIDAAKKSNVNWIVYTSLLRADTSSLSLAGEHISTEQALNDSGINATILRNGWYSENYTASIPNALENGAFIGSAGNGKISSAARLDYAEALAIVITDDSYKGKTLELAGDQSYTLTDLAEEISKQSGKTISYNNLPEEEYAAILLEAGAPEGLAKGLASWDVSASRGDLFDDGQQLSKLLGRPTTSLTQSVKQAL, from the coding sequence ATGAAAATAGGTATAACAGGTGCTACTGGTCAATTAGGGGGATTAGTGGTACAGGAATTGTTAAAAAGAGAACAATCTGAGAATTTAGTAGCCTTAGTTCGGTCCACAGAGAAAGCCAAAAATTTAGGTGTCAAAACACGCAAATTCGATTATAATGATCCTTCAAGTTTAGAAAAGTCTCTAGAAGGCATTGATAGATTGGTTTTTATTTCGGCTAACGAAATAGGTCAAAGAGCTCGCCAACACCAAAATGTTATTGACGCTGCAAAAAAATCGAACGTTAATTGGATTGTCTACACCAGCTTGCTACGCGCAGACACTTCCTCATTAAGTTTGGCAGGCGAACATATTTCCACAGAGCAGGCACTCAACGACTCCGGTATTAATGCTACAATTTTACGCAACGGTTGGTATTCTGAAAACTATACTGCTTCTATACCAAATGCGTTAGAAAACGGGGCTTTTATTGGCAGCGCGGGAAATGGAAAAATTTCATCGGCTGCTAGATTGGATTATGCCGAAGCTTTGGCCATTGTAATCACAGATGACAGCTACAAGGGTAAAACATTGGAGCTTGCTGGCGACCAAAGCTACACTTTAACAGACCTTGCCGAAGAAATATCGAAACAATCAGGAAAAACCATTTCCTATAACAATCTACCGGAAGAAGAATACGCCGCTATTTTATTGGAAGCTGGAGCTCCAGAAGGACTGGCCAAAGGTTTAGCTAGTTGGGATGTTTCTGCATCACGAGGTGATTTATTTGACGATGGACAGCAATTGTCAAAACTTTTGGGAAGACCCACAACTTCTTTGACCCAATCGGTTAAGCAAGCACTTTAA
- a CDS encoding helix-turn-helix domain-containing protein → MEKENLKKYSNVEECPVRNVLDKIGNKWSLLILLILEEEKVLRFNELHSYIVSISQKMLSVTLKSLEADGLVKRTIYPQVPPKVEYELTERGSSLLPHIHSLVAWSKDNIRDIKQSRKDYEVVSQK, encoded by the coding sequence ATGGAAAAAGAAAATTTGAAAAAATACAGTAATGTAGAAGAATGTCCGGTTAGAAATGTATTGGATAAGATTGGTAATAAATGGTCATTATTGATTCTGCTGATCTTGGAAGAAGAAAAAGTATTACGATTTAATGAATTGCATAGTTATATAGTGAGCATCTCTCAAAAAATGTTAAGTGTGACCTTGAAAAGTTTGGAAGCCGATGGGCTGGTAAAGCGCACTATTTACCCTCAAGTGCCCCCTAAAGTGGAATACGAGTTAACAGAAAGAGGCAGCTCTTTATTGCCACATATTCATAGTTTGGTAGCCTGGTCTAAAGACAATATTAGAGATATTAAGCAGTCCAGAAAAGACTATGAGGTAGTATCTCAAAAATAA